The genomic stretch CTCAGAGCTGAGTCGTTGCTGATGGATGGAAGACACAAGCACCACTCCCGGTTTTTTGCCCGGCGTAAAGCTGCCCAGCTGGTTTTCGCAATGCAAAGCTCTGGCACCATTCCAGGTTGCCCAGCGCAGCAGGTGTTCTAGCCTAATAAAAGGAAAATGCTGTTGCAGACATTTGATTTCTTCCAGAACGGATAGTGTATCATTCGATGCCAGGCTGTCGGTGCCGATTACGATCCGGTCATCTGCAAAGGTCATGAGTGTTTTCAGCGGAGGAAGCTGCTGTTCAATATACAAGTTGGCTTTCGGGCAAAGGCACCAGTAAATATCAGGCTGAAATTGTGCAGCAGCCCATTGGATATCGGCTGCAGGGGTGAATGTATTATGCACCAGAATCAGCTGACACGGCTTATGGGCCGAAGTATTTTTTTCAAAGAAAAAGGGCAGTACATGCCTCAGGCTTGTGGTCCCGCAGCCCGCTGCCTGGTGGAATGAAATACCCAGAGCATCATACAGGCGCCGCATGCTGCCTTGGCCGGTTAGAAACCATTCGTTTTCGGCAGCCGTCTCTTGGTTGTGCATCGAAATCAAAGACTCACCCTGAAGAGCGATATAGCGGAACAACGTATCTGAAACGGAGTAGG from Thermoflavifilum aggregans encodes the following:
- a CDS encoding amidohydrolase family protein, whose product is MKSRAFTADAVFDGWHIWPHAVIMLDEQGYVVKFIPHPDDRQRRTAEYFAGLLCPGFINVHCHTELSYLKERIPRGTGLVNFVLQLMETRHDPIFSPDIKLQAISLADQQMQQAGIVAVGDIVNTLDSLPVKQSTNLYYHHFVECMGVSEEIAKQRFEQAQQLAAAWKAHASFPATITPHAPYSVSDTLFRYIALQGESLISMHNQETAAENEWFLTGQGSMRRLYDALGISFHQAAGCGTTSLRHVLPFFFEKNTSAHKPCQLILVHNTFTPAADIQWAAAQFQPDIYWCLCPKANLYIEQQLPPLKTLMTFADDRIVIGTDSLASNDTLSVLEEIKCLQQHFPFIRLEHLLRWATWNGARALHCENQLGSFTPGKKPGVVLVSSIHQQRLSSESRSQRIA